In the Campylobacteraceae bacterium genome, one interval contains:
- a CDS encoding C40 family peptidase: protein MKKTFFLLICVSFLFISCTSTQTKQITAPKKFYTKLTYQNNNISRALLAYFNTHRDISYKLGGNTNKVQDCSSFVQKAFKQSLDISLPRTTYYQAKRGFFVNKRDLQTGDLVFFKPSQKYRHVGIYLKNKKFMHISSSKGVIISSLDNVYWAKYYWKSKRVIPSSTK from the coding sequence ATGAAAAAAACATTTTTTTTATTAATTTGTGTAAGTTTTCTTTTTATATCTTGTACTTCTACGCAAACAAAACAAATAACAGCTCCTAAAAAATTCTATACAAAACTAACTTATCAAAATAACAATATTTCAAGAGCTTTATTAGCCTATTTTAATACTCACAGAGATATTTCTTATAAACTAGGTGGTAATACAAACAAAGTACAAGACTGTTCTTCTTTTGTTCAAAAAGCCTTTAAACAAAGTCTTGATATATCACTACCGCGAACAACATATTATCAAGCCAAAAGAGGTTTTTTTGTCAATAAAAGGGACTTACAAACAGGGGATTTGGTTTTTTTCAAGCCTTCTCAAAAATACCGTCATGTAGGAATTTATTTAAAAAATAAAAAATTCATGCATATTAGTTCTTCAAAAGGTGTTATTATTTCTTCTTTAGACAATGTATACTGGGCCAAATATTATTGGAAAAGCAAAAGAGTTATTCCCTCAAGCACTAAATAA
- a CDS encoding VOC family protein — protein sequence MLQGLNHITLAVSNLDKSFYFYVNILGFKAHAKWKKGAYLSIGDLWFCLNTDDVDSRGDYSHIAFDIKEEDYDKYVTFLLEKKVHLWKENSSEGKSLYLLDPDLHKIEIHVGSLQSRLKSLKEEDFENLEYFI from the coding sequence ATGTTACAAGGCCTTAATCATATTACTTTAGCTGTATCCAATCTTGATAAGTCCTTTTATTTTTATGTTAATATCTTGGGTTTTAAAGCACATGCAAAATGGAAAAAAGGTGCTTATTTATCAATAGGTGATTTGTGGTTTTGTTTGAATACAGATGACGTTGATTCAAGAGGAGATTATTCTCATATTGCTTTTGATATAAAAGAGGAAGATTATGATAAATATGTTACTTTTCTTTTAGAAAAAAAAGTTCATTTATGGAAAGAAAATTCCTCTGAAGGGAAATCTTTATATCTTTTAGATCCTGATTTGCATAAAATAGAAATACATGTGGGTTCTTTGCAAAGCAGATTAAAATCGCTTAAAGAAGAGGATTTTGAAAACTTAGAATATTTTATTTAG
- a CDS encoding transporter substrate-binding domain-containing protein, producing MSTYILRKLFFIIAFIFLGNNLYSLDLVLNEEEKKYLKNKKYLKIAHLNDFPPFGFTKYNEAKGYSVEYIRLLSQKIGLEPKFIFNYSWSQYLDMLKTNSIDVIPYIAVTPKRKEYIDFTSFDYISYSTGFLLKKSIKISKMKDLENKKLALTRGTFLHEYLKKNFPLIRLILTVSTKKAVEAVSLGKADVAIGSMPSLSYYMENSWLSNLKIVNASDFSLPNNTALKMGVKKDNILKNILEKAQKEVGYTKLQNLKLKWMNVNKVKEQKEFFTNKERQFLTNKQRINFCIDPDWMPYEKIDNNKHIGISSDYIKLFQNHLPIPLKLIKTSSWSNSLEYAKKRRCDMFPLIMDTKERSEYLNFSKVFLEVPLIIATRFNQGFINKIADIPKEKIGITKNYAYANILKEKYPSLELIEVSSVEDGLEKVKDGEIFGYIGSLYSVAYVIQNKYIENLKISGKFDEKWKLSIGSRNDETLLNDIFNKIIADISEKEKTAINNKWISVNYQNAVDYTMITQLSVVFLIILSSIFYKNRSVKSINGKLILANMEIKDKQEMVDKYVLILNTDLRGNITHLNKAYSLCLGYKEAELLGKNHVLIKHESTTREFTKKMWNTLREGKSFVGEIKNYTKNKETKEFTIYIEAIYNKKVKIGYRSICQDITDKKRLEALSLKDKLTGLYNRNKFDELMILKIEEFNRYQVDFSIIMIDIDNFKCVNDEYGHDVGDKVLVHIAKILKDNVRISDIVARWGGEEFIIVCEHTNTAKSYIIAENIRKIIEKEYFEEVEKQTISLGLTQFTKEDSINSIFKRVDNALYKAKSEGKNKTIIA from the coding sequence ATGAGTACTTATATTTTAAGAAAATTATTTTTTATTATTGCCTTTATTTTTCTAGGAAATAATTTATATTCTTTAGACTTAGTTTTAAACGAAGAAGAAAAAAAATATCTTAAAAACAAAAAATATCTTAAAATTGCTCATTTAAATGATTTCCCCCCTTTTGGATTTACTAAATACAATGAAGCAAAAGGTTATTCTGTTGAATACATACGTTTATTGTCCCAAAAAATTGGTTTAGAACCTAAGTTTATATTTAATTATTCATGGTCTCAATATCTAGACATGCTAAAAACAAACTCTATAGATGTTATTCCTTATATAGCAGTAACACCTAAAAGAAAAGAATATATTGATTTTACTTCTTTTGATTATATAAGTTACAGCACCGGTTTTTTACTTAAAAAAAGTATAAAGATAAGTAAGATGAAAGATTTAGAGAATAAAAAATTAGCTCTTACCCGTGGTACTTTTTTACATGAATATTTGAAGAAAAATTTTCCATTGATTCGCTTAATTTTGACTGTTTCTACAAAAAAAGCAGTTGAAGCAGTTTCTTTAGGAAAAGCAGATGTTGCAATTGGAAGTATGCCTTCACTTTCTTATTACATGGAAAACTCTTGGTTAAGTAATTTGAAAATTGTAAATGCGAGTGATTTTTCTTTACCCAATAATACAGCTTTAAAAATGGGTGTTAAGAAAGACAATATATTAAAAAATATTCTTGAAAAAGCACAAAAAGAAGTAGGTTATACAAAGTTACAAAATTTAAAATTAAAATGGATGAATGTTAACAAAGTAAAAGAACAAAAAGAGTTTTTCACAAATAAAGAAAGGCAATTTTTAACAAATAAACAAAGAATTAATTTTTGTATTGATCCGGATTGGATGCCTTATGAAAAAATCGATAATAACAAACATATTGGAATATCCTCAGATTACATAAAACTTTTTCAAAATCACCTTCCCATTCCCTTAAAACTAATTAAAACGTCTTCCTGGAGCAATTCTTTAGAATATGCAAAAAAAAGAAGATGTGATATGTTTCCTTTAATTATGGATACCAAAGAGAGATCAGAATATCTTAATTTTTCAAAAGTATTTTTAGAGGTTCCTTTAATCATAGCAACCAGATTTAATCAAGGGTTTATTAATAAAATAGCTGATATTCCTAAAGAAAAAATAGGAATTACGAAAAACTATGCATATGCTAATATATTAAAAGAAAAGTATCCTTCTTTAGAATTAATCGAAGTTTCAAGTGTTGAAGATGGGCTGGAAAAAGTAAAAGATGGCGAAATATTTGGATATATAGGTTCTTTATATTCGGTTGCTTATGTAATCCAAAATAAATATATCGAAAATTTAAAAATATCAGGAAAATTTGATGAAAAATGGAAACTAAGTATTGGTAGTAGAAATGATGAAACTCTTTTAAATGATATTTTTAACAAAATAATAGCAGATATTTCCGAAAAAGAAAAAACAGCTATTAACAATAAGTGGATTTCAGTTAATTATCAAAATGCTGTTGATTACACAATGATTACTCAACTATCTGTTGTTTTTTTGATAATTTTATCTTCAATTTTTTATAAAAACAGATCGGTTAAAAGTATTAATGGAAAACTCATACTTGCTAATATGGAAATTAAAGATAAACAAGAAATGGTAGATAAATATGTACTGATATTAAATACAGATTTAAGAGGAAATATTACCCATCTAAATAAAGCCTATTCTTTGTGTTTGGGATATAAAGAAGCAGAGCTTTTAGGAAAAAATCATGTTTTAATAAAACATGAAAGTACCACTAGAGAATTTACAAAAAAAATGTGGAATACTCTTAGAGAAGGGAAATCTTTTGTTGGTGAGATTAAAAACTATACAAAAAATAAAGAAACAAAAGAATTTACTATTTATATTGAAGCTATTTACAATAAAAAAGTAAAAATTGGTTATCGCTCGATTTGTCAAGATATTACAGATAAAAAAAGACTGGAAGCACTTTCTTTAAAAGACAAACTAACAGGTTTATATAATAGAAATAAATTTGATGAATTAATGATACTAAAAATAGAAGAATTTAATAGGTATCAAGTTGATTTTTCAATTATTATGATTGATATTGATAATTTCAAATGTGTTAATGATGAATATGGACATGATGTGGGAGATAAAGTTTTAGTACATATTGCAAAAATATTAAAAGATAATGTTAGAATATCTGATATAGTTGCCAGATGGGGTGGAGAAGAATTTATTATTGTGTGTGAGCATACGAATACAGCAAAATCGTATATTATTGCAGAAAATATTAGAAAGATAATAGAAAAAGAATATTTTGAAGAAGTGGAAAAGCAAACTATTTCTTTAGGTTTAACACAGTTCACAAAAGAAGACAGTATTAATAGTATTTTTAAAAGAGTAGATAATGCCCTATATAAAGCCAAAAGTGAAGGTAAAAATAAAACCATAATTGCTTAG
- a CDS encoding AEC family transporter: protein MSLFFIILLKIFPLYLNVILGYVAAKSLQVQRESIATLLIYILGPIVVFSATLSVKINFAIAMIPIFLYIFCSLIAFLALFIWGKSWNNPTGNILAFSAGTGNTGYFGIPLAVIFFPPALADIYIFAVLASLLYESTTGFYVTAKGNFTVKESLVKISKLPILYAFVLGLCLNIIGLEIPETLSAYTSQFKGAYGILGMMMLGMGLIGLKGNEDNWDKKFITITFIIKFIFWPLAMLFFIYIDKTFLQILNNDLYKVLFLFSIVPLAGNSVTLAVLLNAKPEKTALTVFLSTLVSVLSIPFFVYLYGGF from the coding sequence ATGTCTTTATTTTTTATAATCTTACTTAAAATATTTCCCTTATACCTTAATGTCATTTTAGGTTATGTTGCTGCTAAATCACTGCAGGTACAACGAGAATCTATTGCCACTTTATTGATCTATATTTTGGGACCTATAGTTGTTTTTTCTGCAACACTTTCTGTGAAAATTAATTTTGCAATTGCAATGATTCCCATTTTTTTATATATTTTTTGTTCTTTAATCGCTTTTTTAGCTTTATTTATATGGGGAAAATCTTGGAATAATCCCACAGGAAATATTTTGGCTTTTTCTGCAGGTACGGGAAATACTGGTTATTTCGGTATTCCTCTTGCTGTTATTTTTTTTCCTCCTGCTTTAGCTGATATTTATATTTTTGCTGTTCTTGCTTCTTTATTGTATGAGAGTACTACTGGTTTTTATGTAACAGCAAAAGGAAATTTCACGGTTAAAGAATCTCTTGTTAAAATATCAAAACTGCCCATTTTATATGCTTTTGTTTTAGGACTGTGTTTAAATATTATTGGTTTAGAAATTCCAGAAACATTGAGTGCTTATACTTCGCAGTTTAAAGGGGCGTATGGAATCTTAGGAATGATGATGTTAGGAATGGGCCTTATTGGGTTAAAAGGAAATGAAGACAACTGGGATAAAAAATTTATTACCATTACTTTTATTATAAAATTTATTTTTTGGCCACTTGCAATGTTGTTTTTTATATATATAGATAAAACATTTTTACAAATTTTAAACAATGACTTATATAAGGTTTTATTTTTATTCTCTATTGTTCCCCTTGCTGGAAATTCAGTTACTTTAGCCGTATTATTAAATGCAAAACCAGAAAAAACTGCTTTAACTGTCTTTCTCTCAACCCTTGTATCTGTACTTAGTATTCCTTTCTTTGTTTATTTATATGGTGGTTTTTAA
- a CDS encoding RNA polymerase sigma factor, giving the protein MLSYYKELYFYIQKIVRDKEYAKDITQETYARALESHPNTPILNKRAFLYRVAKNIIIDQARKNNKNHLINFEEERFISEDKQAEEKILQINENQFLLEEIQKLPKKRKQAFVLHVVEGYSRKEIAVLLNISVSAVEKHISRASLQIKESLENNKDVVYE; this is encoded by the coding sequence ATGTTATCGTATTATAAAGAATTATATTTTTATATTCAAAAAATTGTACGAGACAAAGAATATGCTAAAGATATCACACAAGAAACCTATGCCAGAGCGTTAGAATCTCATCCTAACACTCCTATTTTAAATAAACGTGCTTTTTTATATAGAGTAGCAAAAAATATTATTATTGACCAAGCAAGAAAAAATAATAAAAATCATCTTATTAATTTTGAAGAAGAACGTTTTATCTCAGAAGATAAACAAGCAGAAGAAAAAATACTGCAAATAAATGAAAATCAGTTTTTATTAGAAGAAATCCAAAAATTACCAAAAAAAAGAAAACAAGCTTTTGTTTTACATGTTGTTGAGGGTTACTCAAGAAAAGAAATTGCTGTTTTACTTAATATAAGCGTAAGTGCTGTTGAAAAACATATATCAAGAGCTTCTTTGCAAATAAAAGAAAGTTTAGAAAACAATAAGGATGTAGTGTATGAATAA
- a CDS encoding FecR domain-containing protein: MNKRLSIQEQACIWLSLQDEKHSSFKQEALLSWLNEKEEHYFAFEKEKSLKRKIKNLSKDILKELSQEIFEELKIEKKRKNLFKTILPYTIAASLLLLLSSGIFTYYKKEEILFQRSYMSQQKVIKNILLKDQSIISLDSNTKLSIKYYKNTREVNLEQGRVVFSVHSNKSRPFIIKTNHTSIEVLGTTFEVSNINGFVNIKVKEGKVKIAKIYNINKEGKILALLKKGEKISLNKQGDVLKLTHLDVNTIALWEQGKLIFEQTPLKEVMNEFAKYLDIKINFENTLLESYLISGEFDVNGFDNLLTTLPLIHPIHIRKNKNIVYIKNKFQNK; the protein is encoded by the coding sequence ATGAATAAAAGACTTTCAATACAAGAACAAGCCTGTATTTGGTTGAGTTTACAAGATGAAAAACACTCAAGCTTTAAACAAGAGGCATTATTATCATGGTTAAATGAAAAAGAAGAACATTATTTTGCTTTTGAAAAAGAAAAAAGTTTAAAAAGAAAAATTAAAAATTTATCAAAGGATATACTAAAAGAATTAAGCCAAGAAATATTTGAAGAACTTAAAATTGAGAAAAAAAGAAAGAATTTATTCAAAACCATACTACCCTACACAATTGCTGCTTCTTTACTTTTATTATTGTCTTCTGGAATATTCACTTATTATAAAAAAGAAGAAATATTATTTCAAAGAAGTTATATGAGCCAACAAAAAGTTATTAAGAATATACTTTTAAAAGATCAATCTATTATTTCTTTAGATTCTAATACAAAACTGAGTATTAAATATTACAAAAACACAAGAGAAGTCAATTTAGAGCAAGGGAGGGTTGTTTTTTCTGTACATTCTAATAAAAGTCGCCCTTTTATTATAAAAACAAATCATACTAGTATTGAAGTCCTTGGAACAACATTTGAAGTTAGCAATATTAATGGTTTTGTGAATATAAAAGTAAAAGAAGGAAAAGTAAAAATCGCTAAAATTTACAATATTAATAAAGAAGGAAAAATTTTAGCTCTTTTAAAAAAAGGAGAAAAAATATCCTTAAATAAACAAGGAGATGTACTTAAACTTACCCATCTAGATGTCAATACCATCGCTTTATGGGAACAAGGAAAATTAATATTTGAGCAAACTCCTTTAAAAGAAGTTATGAATGAATTTGCAAAATATTTGGATATTAAAATTAATTTTGAAAACACTTTACTCGAATCTTATTTGATTTCTGGAGAATTTGATGTTAATGGTTTTGATAATTTATTAACAACCCTTCCTTTAATTCACCCCATACATATAAGAAAAAATAAAAATATTGTCTACATAAAAAACAAATTTCAAAATAAATAG